A single Gasterosteus aculeatus chromosome 2, fGasAcu3.hap1.1, whole genome shotgun sequence DNA region contains:
- the dalrd3 gene encoding DALR anticodon-binding domain-containing protein 3, which yields MRRQPARVAVMENIEESSPLRITPTVRALSSALRGKREQVPDSGPLDGEGISPDTEKLWFKESSAKNLRNRDFLSPTTMLNTLFAGGQVPPSVMSRVLSLCGSGILPVAAGEVTGEGLRVRVDRPAAFKAVLADGATEYRKPSGRRQGCLVLNCPALHPKPNTPTPDTLTLGQLRTILLADHMGALLRRQGFAVSYCPTLPEDSDIIAFLRALGIDWPTAPANWTNEEREEKIQEALESSPYRERETERGRRTSGGGGGGGRKAEEGENDGALRVNLKRVFQEEGLLGYDPSLGTCVVHKDSVSQLAQLELATANCTVATATALHVTSCQDEFRQQQIAVLWRASGATHTQRHLVCGPVKTPGSHLTAAQYLQLRRGQMKEASEMKYGDQVEGQTWDDIIRVMTSATVRFELLSTVHTSPVTLDVQREGGVSTKGPRGGVFVMYNCARLHTLFDSYERGVEKGLYPEIPECSQLDFTALKEEGEWLLLFNYLIPFSEQLDQSGHALDCEGGGARVNIKTEQICKFLVSLSKDFSSYYNRVHVLGEPLPHLFNQMFCRLHLLAALRELYHCALDTLNLPPIRQL from the exons ATGCGCCGACAGCCTGCGCGTGTTGCGGTGATGGAGAACATCGAGGAGTCTTCGCCCCTCCGGATCACCCCGACCGTCCGGGCGCTGAGCTCCGCACTGCGGGGGAAGCGCGAACAGGTCCCCGACTCCGGGCCGCTGGACGGCGAGGGGATCTCGCCTGACACGGAGAAGCTCTGGTTCAAGGAGAGCAGCGCTAAAAACCTGCGCAACAGAGACTTCTTGTCCCCGACCACGATGCTAAACACGCTGTTTGCGGGCGGGCAG GTCCCTCCATCGGTGATGTCCAGAGTACTGAGCCTCTGTGGGAGTGGGATTCTCCCTGTGGCTGCTGGGGAGGTGACGGGTGAGGGGCTGAGGGTGAGGGTGGACCGGCCCGCAGCCTTCAAGGCGGTCCTGGCAGACGGAGCCACCGAGTACCGGAAGCCCTCAGGCCGGAGACAAGGCTGCTTGGTGCTCAACTGCCCCGCGCTGCACCCAAAACCCAACACACCCACCCCCGATACCCTGACTCTGGGCCAGCTGAGGACTATTCTGTTGGCCGACCACATGGGGGCGCTGCTGAGGAGACAGGG GTTTGCAGTGTCCTATTGCCCCACGCTTCCCGAAGACAGCGACATCATCGCCTTCCTCCGAGCCCTGGGCATTGATTGGCCGACGGCACCGGCCAACTGGACCAacgaggagcgggaggagaagaTCCAGGAGGCTCTGGAGAGCTCCCCGTACAGGGAGAGGGAAacggagaggggcaggaggaccagcggcggcggcggcgggggagggaggaaggcggaggagggggagaacgACGGAGCTCTCAGGGTCAACCTGAAACGAGTGTTCCAGGAGGAGGGGCTGCTGGGATACGACCCCAGCCTCGGCACCTGCGTAG TACACAAAGACAGTGTTTCTCAACTGGCCCAACTGGAACTCGCCACTGCCAACTGCaca GTAGCCACGGCAACAGCGTTACATGTGACTTCCTGTCAAGACGAGTTCCGTCAGCAGCAGATAGCAGTGCTGTGGAGAGCCAgtggagcaacacacacacag AGACATCTGGTGTGTGGGCCTGTGAAGACTCCTGGCTCTCACCTCACGGCTGCACAATATCTGCA GCTGAGAAGAGGTCAGATGAAGGAGGCCTCGGAGATGAAGTATGGAGATCAAgtagaag GTCAGACGTGGGACGACATAATCAGGGTCATGACCTCTGCCACGGTCAGATTTGAGCTGCTGTCGACGGTCCACACCAGTCCT GTGACGCTGGACGTCCAGCGAGAAGGGGGCGTGTCCACCAAAGGGCCGAGGGGAGGAGTGTTCGTCATGTATAACTGTGCCAGGCTGCACACTCTGTTCGACAGCTACGAGAGAGGAGTGGAGAAGG GTTTATACCCTGAAATCCCTGAATGCTCCCAGCTAGACTTCACTGCTCTGAAAGAAGAG GGCGAGTGGCTTCTCCTCTTCAATTACCTCATCCCCTTCTCCGAGCAGCTGGACCAATCAGGACACGCGTTGGACTGTGaaggaggcggagccagagTCAACATTAAGACCGAACAG ATCTGTAAGTTCCTGGTGTCTCTCAGCAAAGACTTCAGCTCGTACTACAACAGAGTCCATGTGCTGGGG GAGCCGTTGCCTCATCTTTTCAACCAGATGTTTTGTCGTCTGCATCTGTTGGCTGCGCTGCGAGAGCTTTACCACTGCGCGCTGGACACCCTGAACCTTCCCCCCATCCGGCAGCTATAG